The stretch of DNA gtcagtgCCTTGGATGAAGGGATCAAGCACTtgctcagtaagtttgcagacaataCCAGGATAGACGTGATCAACAGAAGTCCAACTTCATGACACTCAGTGAGGCCAAGTGCCAGGTGTTGCACTTTGGTCACGAACCTTTGTAGCAGCACGGgcttgggaaggaaaaggacctggagcTTTGGTCAACAGGTGGCTGAATATGAACCAGAACCAGGTGTtcaggaaggccaatggcatcctggcctatatcagaaatagtatgGCTAGCAGGGCTAAGGAAGTGACTGTCCCCTTGTATAGGGggcactggtgagaccacacctCCAATGCTGCATTCAGCTTTAGTCCTCTCACTAGAAGGATATTGAGTTGTTCAAGCGcgtgcagagaagagcaacaaaataAAGCTGGTGAAaggactagaaaacaagataTGCAAGAAACAACAGTGGGAACTGAGGTTGTTTAGtaagaggctgaggggagacctcatcattCTTTGCAacgacctgaaaggaggctgcaaAGAAGATGTTGTTcgtctcttttctcaggtaacaagaaacagaatgtgaagaaatggcctcaagttgtgccagagaaGGCTGAAattttatattacatatttttcatgcagagagtggttaagcactggaacaggttgtcccTTCAGATACTTAAGAGAGGTGGGGATGTGGCAACAGGAGAGATGGTTTAGTGCTAAGATTTGGTATGCCAGTTTGATGTTTGGACTAAACGAAGTCCAAACATAAAGTCTGATTTCCAAAATTTGATATTTTGGACTTTGGAAAAgacttgaaggtcttttccaaccaaggtgattctatgattgaagTCCTGGAAATCTTTGGAGCCTACGTTTTAATCAGTTTATTGGACCAGCTGTACTGTTCACCCAAACAAGCACTGCCACTTGAAGCAAGCCAGGTAGCCTTTGGTGATTCAAATACTCAAGGCCGTGGACCCTCTCTACTGCTGGCAAAGGCAAGATCTTACTACAGATTGAAATGCAAGAACAGTAGCTTGTTTTGAaagctggatttatttttaaaatttgccattaaaaaaaattcaacaatTGAGTTGTTTCTTAATGTAAGGCAAGCAAACTGCAACAGAGCTCACAGACTGTCAGAAGCACATGATTCAGAGAGTTTCTTCCCAGTTTAAAGATAGAACTACAGACTCTTCAGAATTGCAGAAGATTACACATTTTGAAAGTAAACCACTCACAGGCACAGAAACATCACCATCAAATTCAAGATATTCTACCAAGTCATGACCAAGAGGTAGCAATAACCATAATAACCATAACTAGTAAATGATTCTTTCACAAATGCAGACTGATTACACCAATGTGATTCTCTGCTAATCAAGCTAGTTGAGAGATGTGTTATACCTGCTGCCATCTGGTCCTGCCTAAACAAAGCTAAGAGCAGCATGACAGTGGGCAGTGGGACTGCACTTCTTACTTGAAAAGAACCTGTACTGCAAGAATGGAGTGCACAGAGGACTGCTGGCAACCATGCTGTGATCCAGTCAATGAGGTGATCTAGTCAAGCATCTAGCTTCAGCTGTTTCAAAGAGCAGTGtgtgggaaaaacaaacaaaaaaagaatcccAACACAGTGTCTTTGTCCAGAAAGGAGGCTGTAAAATCTTTACTAGCATTTGACTTACCTGAGAATCCGTCCCCACatacaaacagagaaaaacaactgCACTGCAGAATTTATTAGGATGCCAGGATTCAGTAAGCTGACAGATACTTTTGCCAATTTCTGGAAGCATAGATTGATTTTACTTCCACTGATCCATCTTGAGCGAATTTTGCCCCGTCTAGCTTGCTGTCTTGCCTTTCAGCTTAGAAGTACAAAAAGGCTCCTTTTCTTGCTCCTTATATGGGAGTTGTCTACATATCCAGTTCACTGGCTTTACTGGTACTGCCGCCTTTGAGAAAGTATGTGCATATTGGAATCTAGTTCCCAAGGAGCTAGTTTTTGAAAGAGTGGCATTACAGGAATAGACAGTTATCTCCCTTCCTTACGCTGCCACACTTCTGTGAGTTTGTCCACTTCCATTTCTCAGGCAGGTTCCTGCAACCCACTTCTTTACCTCGagacttctttttaaatcttaagATTTATCTTAAGAAGAATCTATCACACTGCATGTATAAAGTTTTCGGCTTAGTTTATGtaatctttctcttctctgcattCAACTTGAAGTAGCATCCTATTTTCACAGGATTGAGGGAAATAGCAGAAGAGAGAGACATAAAAAGGTACAGCAATAGAACAATTCAAGTATAGACAAATTATTAGGATTAGTGTATTCTGACCAGAAGAGGAAAGCTAGAAAACAGTAGACCTTGGTCTCAGATTTGGCAAAAATTCTGAATTAATCTAGAGTGGAATGAAAGAGGAGGAACATGGTATCTTCTAGACACAGTGCTATGCAGTTTCCAGTAACATTGCTCTTCATAATTTATATCCCCTAGCTGCAAAAACTTCCTGCTAAATAGACCTGCTAAAATGTTCGTCTACTTGGATTGTTTCTAACCTACCATGCAGCGATACTTAAACATGTTGTGCAGTAGGACAGGCCTACATCATAAAATATCAAATGGAGGGTTTCGGTTTAGCACTTCACTTTCTTGACATGATTTTCCACTGCCTGCTCAGTGATGGTTTCATCTTCTTCAATCGTTTTTTTAACCTCCTGGCCCACCAGATCAAAGATGGCTTCTGGAGCATATCCCTTAGGCTCTCCCACTTTCACTGTCAGCATGTCAAGTGTCAGTACGGCACCTTCAGGAATTGTCACTTTTGCCACAACAGACTTCCCCAgctacaaaggagaaaataaaaagaatgtttcAGGCAAACACAATCCTCGGCACAGAATACCaggagaggataaaaaaaattatacagctACTTGGGAAGGGGTTGCCCACCCTGTTGCTTAACTTCTTCTCCATAAGAAGTTCAAGTTAGCATGGAAATGTTCACCGTAACAAGGCTGATGGGAAAATCTAAATCCTTTCTGAAATCAGACAGCGTCTCACTGGCATCTCCTAGTTTCAGAATGGAGGGAATCTGAGTAGACTGACTAGCATTCCAGCCTCCTGTAAACACAGCTCACGCATTCATACAAATTTACCACTCAACAGGGTTAATCACTGAGGGACATACATAAAACTCCACTGAACTCAAAACCGACAGTGTTACGCTTTGGTAAAAATAGTTACTGGCTGTCAGAAATAGCATGTGATAAGAAATGGCAGGTCTGCATTAAAGTTACAGTGCAATAAGCGTGGTGTGCGTGCTGCTCCGTAGCAGTAGAGAATTTGTTAGAGTGCGGAGGGTAAACACTACTGCAAAAACTGAGATCTTGAGGCTACAAACCTAAGTACTCgctgttgtttttctgcatgaGTTACAAACTGTAAATCAAAAGCAAGAGTTACCTTTTCATTGCAAGCCATTTCACAAGGCAAGAGCTGTTTGATTGGAGAACCCATTGCTTTTTCCACAGTACGGATCGCTTTCACTAACTCTGCCAGCTCCTTTGGCTCCAGGGATGCTTGGTGGTCACTTCCTTTCCATGTTTTGTCAAGAGTCACGTGACGTTCCACTACTTTAGCACCCAGAGCAACAGCTGCCACCGAAATGGCAATGCCAGTTTCATGCCCCGAATAGCCAATGGGGATGTCGGGAAAAGCTGACTGATATGCCTGGAATCATGACAAAGTTGGTCTCAATTACCAAGGTAGCAATTTCAAAGACAGAGCAAATTTAACAATAAtaactgcagtgaaaacatGAGCACTTATCGTGCCACAAAACAAGCAGTTGGTTATGCCCAGGAAGAATTTTTAATTGAACAGGTCACACTGCATTACcaaacactgtattttaagaAGTTCACTCCATTGTGTTCTGAGAAGTTCATCATGGTTATCAAAACTGACAATGAGAAAGACACATTCTATTCTACAACTTCTCTCACgcttctctttttaatttatttgtactCTTCAAGGTCTTAAAAGCCCACTCCACTGTAAGTCACACTAATAGAGACTATTTTCATTGAAGAACCCAATACCTAGTTAAGCTTAGCCTGTATTCAAAGCAGGTGGTGCACCTTCCCATGTTTCAGATCTGAAGCCATActttcagcagcacacagaggagTTATTCAGTCTGACAGGCAATTAAATATGGTCCTGTCCAGTTCTGCTCAAGCTAACAAATACTGTGTGCATAAAGCTAGGCAAATGTTTGAACGTTGGCTAATCTGGGAACATTTTACTACAGCAGCATCAAGCACGTCCAAGCAATATTTCAGAGGAAACCATAATCCATTTTCTCTCACAGCTCTGATATTCACATGAAGCCTTTCTAATTAAATTACCTGGTTGAGCTCCCTACTTAGAATAATGTCCTCAGTTCTACACACCTTCCTAGAGGTGAGGTAACTGCCCAcacccttttcttcccttttcgAAGCACAGGCTCACACTTCAATCTCCCATTTCCGTCTATTTAAATTCAAAGCCCCAACAGCAACATCTCTTATCATATTCTATAAAGCTGAGTTCTGCCAGAAGAAGATCCAGTTAATGATTTTACTTCAAGGCCAGGATGAATTAGTGGACCGTGATACATTTTCTCACTTCTCAGAACCAAACTCGAGCATGCATAAGACCTGGAAATAGAATGCAACATAAGCGTATAGCCCTTCTGTGGTACCGTACCTATGGCACTCTTACTTATTCACTGACCGATATAACACGGAGATTGACATCCTCAGGCTGAAGTGGGTAGGCACTGgtgcactgcagaaagcagaagtttgGATTGATGGGCTTCACAATCTGATAAACCTGATGCATTGTGTTCATCGACTGCATCCCGCTGGAAATCACCATTGGGCGtcctaataattaaaaaaaatgttttgcccAGATTTCAAATTTAGATCCCTTATAAATCTGCACAAGCTCAATTGAAATTCTTGTAGTAAATGAATTTGAACTAGAGAAGGAAGCTGATTTttttagtattctttttttcctgaaattaagTGGAGAAAATATGTAATAACTGAGCTACTGAGATACTCTGAAGTCAGTGAAGTATGCCGAGACTGGGTTCCCCAGTTCaaggaagacagagaaatcCTAGAGAGTCCAGCCAAGGCCCACGAAGATGATGAACagtctggagcatctcctctatgaggaagagctgagagatctggggctgttcagcttggagaaggctaAGAGGGGATCAACAGAAAATGGGCAgaagtcaagtggatggggaCAAGCTCacttcagtggtgcccagtgacagaacaaggggcagtgggcacagaccAGAACACAAGAAATTCCATCtgagcatgaagaaaaacttctttattgCAAGTGtgagagcactggaacaggctgcccagagaggctgtgcagtcttcttctctggagatattcaaaacccacctggacactttcctgtgcaatctaCCGTAGGAAACCTGATttagcaaggggttggactcaatgactTTCAGAGGTCCCCCCCAGTCCCTACAACTCCTGTGATTCTGCCAAAGACtgctcaaaagaaaatgcttaccTTTCTTTGCAGTCTTTTCCAAATACGGAAAATTGTTTGTATCTCCTGATCCTACTTTGAAAAATGGAACATCCAGTTCATGAAGAAATTCCACAGCcatctgcaagaaaataaataaatcagtaaaaatcactgtttttcaacatacCACTTCAGCTGGATTAATGGTAGAAAAGAACCATCAACCAGCCAATCCTGCAAAATAGCAAAAGCAAAGTTTAATTAATTAGGGCATATATGCCTAA from Numida meleagris isolate 19003 breed g44 Domestic line chromosome Z, NumMel1.0, whole genome shotgun sequence encodes:
- the NANS gene encoding sialic acid synthase, whose protein sequence is MPREFELCPGRRVGGDHPCFIIAEIGQNHQGDLDIAKRMIRMAKDCGADCAKFQKSELEYKFNKKALERPYTSKHSWGKTYGEHKRHLEFSHDQYRELKKYAEEVGIFFTASGMDEMAVEFLHELDVPFFKVGSGDTNNFPYLEKTAKKGRPMVISSGMQSMNTMHQVYQIVKPINPNFCFLQCTSAYPLQPEDVNLRVISAYQSAFPDIPIGYSGHETGIAISVAAVALGAKVVERHVTLDKTWKGSDHQASLEPKELAELVKAIRTVEKAMGSPIKQLLPCEMACNEKLGKSVVAKVTIPEGAVLTLDMLTVKVGEPKGYAPEAIFDLVGQEVKKTIEEDETITEQAVENHVKKVKC